A stretch of DNA from Apis cerana isolate GH-2021 linkage group LG8, AcerK_1.0, whole genome shotgun sequence:
tatatcatatatcatatatgttttaataaaaattgatatattaaaaaaaaaatttctttgaaaatttaattaatttgaaaattaatttgaaaattatttcaaattaataaaacattgatttcaaataaatgatttgtaaatatatcacTTTATAGTAGCAAAAGTAAACAGTATAAATGGATAGATAAATAATCAGTTTTATAAttcagtaaaatttaaaaaaaatatttgttgtttcTTAAGagcaaatgattaaaattcaatatatcaatttatagagaaaatcaaaaattataattaattctattttttatagtaaattgTCTATAatcagattattttataaattgttatatccaACCATTGATCGACCATATTATTTAAGgaaattgtaacttttatgCTTAAAactactattaaaatttatatctgttcataatataatttttataatttatataaatttatatatgtatatatatatatatatatatatatatatatatatatatatatatataaaatacatatatataatatataatttaaatagatttatatatatatatatatatatatatatatatatatatatatatattcttttgttgtgtatacatacataaaacacacattgtaaaataaaacacacgattttatcaaattgGTAACGCAGATTCGGCTCTATCAGTCTTAACGTTAATAATGAACAATATTGTTCGTTGTACGATGAGGTAGTTCGTTCTATTATGTGtaattattatgcattaaTATTGAGCAATATTGCAGCTGTATCCCAGGGCCATTGATCAGTAACGATAATGTAATCTTATAATTAGTAACAAGTTAACAGTGATATTTTCAGTCAATaacatgaaattatttgaattgtatAACTCTCTaacctcttttttccttttttttttgttctttcatagattatatatatttcgtatataataatattttattgatagtaTTTAGCATTTAAtgctaaaaataagaaatttaaaaaaaaagaactaaaaacaaaatgtttaaaataatgtacactcttttttttcgtttttcttacgcgatattataatctaaaaaaatcaaagattctaaaataattactagGTAGattgcaaaatgaaaaaaatgaaaatattgaatcacaatgattaaaattaatttaaaaaaaatgcatatttatatattgatccaaaaatatttaaagtttaatgcgatttcgaaaatatttcgcatatttttgcaaaagatcatatattaattaattaattaattataaatatgaaaaaatatgtatgatcaatttcattaaatatttaaatatgaataatttcattaaatgtgattttcttttctttaacaactctcaaacaataaatattatacacttataagtttataatatatagaatattattataaatcgggaaagtaatatattttatgatcttTAGCATTAAACTTTAACAATTTTGGAACAATCAATTACTTCAGTCTCTTGAATCCATAACATATAAATCAGTCTTGTGTAAGGTAGTTCGAGAAGAGGATTTAAAAACCTCATATCAAATCATATGATTTTTACcgcaatttttatgaatatatatacatatatatacatatatatatatatatatattctatggtTTATTGTTGCAAGAATCAACTATCCCTGAgtcatttattaaacattgatTTAATTAGCTTTCATTTAACTgcatttttcttccattataTCGCTTCATTAATCTATTGCGACACTGgcttttgattatattagaaaGCATCGTGttctataaaacaaaaaatatcattaaatgaaCCATTTAGAAgtcaaattttagaaatcaaaTGATTGATCTTGATTGAGTTGACttctatataattcaaataataaaaattctatttttgattCACCGAAcactataaatatctatatgtaattttttctaaattggtattcttaaattattaaaaactttataaaaaatttgtttgtgatttaattaatcgataaatagtACGTTTAGTTGTTGTCAATGAACACACtagtaataatgaaaaataaaagaatatatctaaGTTAATCGTGACTGCAAAAATTAGAAACCATATTTTCTTCGCTTTTAATTACTGACGTTGGCGGGACTATCACACGAATATCTGTCTTACGATTTACAGAAAGATCTTCAACCTGATATTCGTTACTTTGTTCTTTCACGGAATGTACTGAGGGGCTAGATGTACAACGAGTAGTATCTAGGATCTTTAGATCCACAGGACTATCTCTTGATTTACATGTATCAAGAATAGGCCCAGCATCCTCTATCACGctactattttcattttcgttttcTGAAAGTGCGCCGCTGTAGATATTGCCATTTGAATTACCACCGATTCCATAAGGGAAACAAGCGCCACTACCATTTGAGCCACGCTTAAATGGCCGTGACGTCGTAATCCctaattttttcactttatcaTAGAGAGTTCGAGAGGGTACTCCATACTTACGTGCTGCTTGCAAAGCACTCATTCCTGAGCGTACTGCCTCGATCGCAGACATGATATCATTTCTTGTATATTGTTTATACCGTTTCCACTCTGGCTTTTGAACTGGTACATAGTTAATCATTTCTTCGGTAAAAAATAgttcgttatattttatatttgtatgtatatgaCTTCTTTgtaattcaatagaaattgaaatttctatataaatctatttttcttacCTGGTTTAACATCCGGAGCATATGATTGTGGCGATGATTGCTTATCGTCTTCATCCATTATAGAAACATCGGTATAAGGACTATGTGCAGATTCTCCATGAACTATATCTGTATTACTGCGtctatcattttcatttgatgAACCATTactattaattctaaattgagTTTCTTGACTATCTGGATGTAAGAGAGGAATCCCTTGAGAACTATCTGCATGACCTTGACCGAGAACCGTTCTAAGAATCGGTGTGTCTCTATTCATTAACATATTCAAGAGTTTCTTGCGTTTCAATGGGGAAGTTTCAAAACCATTGTCATAAGATCCGGTTAAGATGGGGGAGTGTTGATGTGATGCCGTCTGGTGGCTGGAACTGGAATGAGTAATAGGAAATCTTGATAAAGGCCACATTGGTAGCGCTAAACGGCTATTTCGATCAATTGGTGATTTGCCGTAAATATTATACGTGGTTCCTGTAGAATGCGGTGGAGATGTATGTCCACTACTATGAGCTGCACTACTGGTTGTACTAGTACTTATGGCTGGCGGAGGAGACATAGATGTTTCCACTTCTTCTTGATGACtttgagaattattttcttcaaccAATCCTTTCACTTTTAATACTTCTGCGACTTTTAATAAACCAGCTAATTGTTCTTGAGCCACATTTACTTCACCTCGatacatatattctaaaatagcTTTAATGTCAGAGTATTTCACGTCTTTTAATACTACAATTGGATGCTTGCATggtaaatcaataaatagagTTTGAAAATAAGAGGAACATGCCGCTAAAACCATTTTGTGGCATTTAACGGATGCACCTTCATCAACTGCCAAAGTCACGTCAGTGAATGCCTCGTTTTGTAATAACTTATCAAACATCGTTAATAAATTAGAGCGATGATTGTTCCAGCGCAAACAATATTGTTGTGAAGTGCTCGccatttcgattaattagtAAAACAGAAcctaaaataagattaaattattaataaatatgtacgtTCTATATTtgactttaatatatttgttaaaattttgaatagatAGACTTTGAAATCATatcatcatataaaaaaataaaaaatttgaatccaaaagtttataaataattatttgaatgttttaaatatttgtatttttttattattttttttctgactattaaattaattagaagtaaaatttatatagcataatttcataaaatatgaaactatAAAAAGTGCATATGCGCATGTGCAAAACGCATGTTGTTcgtaaaatacatatacaaaattcGAATAGTAACATCAATTCTTCtacaatacataaattaaattttaataaatatgaattataaaataatttgtaaataagcaaaataaattattaattattttatcaattaatcaatatttataaattatataaagtaatgtaaatcaaacatgaaaatatttttttatttttttattatattttcatataatatattataatttattactatatatataattataaatacaatgtataacattataataaatttcgaatggaaaaaaaaaataaagaaaaaatttacgcGAATCTAAAACacttatcatataatatagcGAAGACTTACTCGTCAACCCGGTCCTTCCTTTTGAAAAAGCTGGCACCGTATGACGAAGCTGTTCAAATGGCCGCCGAGTATGCTAGGAGATGTGTGATTAAGTTAACATGTGTGTGCACTCGTATTCGTCACTCAATTCTGTCGAACCAGCCTACAAAAATGTTGCCGCGAGAATCCAACCCTTAGTAACTGCGCATGACGTATGAGGGCGCATATATGCGCGAAATTGCTGATTAAAATGAATCTTTTcacatttctttaattttcattaaattgataatcctttttttataaataaatcttaaaaaatctcATTTATAAAAGCACAATTcacaaaaacttttattttcgttttctatatttccgttttaatctattttctattGCTATCCAACGTTTTTATTgctttcagaatttttattatccaatatttgattatcttcattgaaatttattttcgtaattgttacgttatttccttttaagatttaagtagccaaatgataataataacggcATCAAGTGCACACCCgcagcaaaataaaattataatacgaaTAAGAACCCTCTCCTATGGCCTACTCGGCGACCACTGACGAGTTGTGAGTAGAAGACGCACTAAACCGAGCTGGTCATGGCCATGGCTCTTCTTGCATAGGGGTGATCGTACGTGTGTATTCGTATACTATCGCCATTGCTGTGTGTGCCCAGTGGCGTAACTGGCAACTCTTTATGCGAAATATTtcagttataattttaaaatcttatgttAGTAATGAATGAAAGACATTAGCAATAAATGAACGATATCTGAAAACGTTTGTGAGTAAATAAGTACATAATTTTGACCTTTAAAGAAATAGTTAAGCGATTAGTGCATTTATTTAATGAGCAGATTATCAGCGCATAAACTGTGGTCtattgataagaaaatttaagaaaattaacatttaagggaatttttagaaagtttaACTACggattctataaattttaagaaattttaagaaattaaatctattttttagatagataattatatagataattataataatcatttatatttattttattattttattataataattattattataattattattaaatgtaattattattaatttttatataaataataattatattaatatatataactatataaatatataaattatgatagtCTATTGATAATGACTTGCAATTTTCTAATCTAAttctaaatctatatattattatatcagtttaaatttctttaaacaaaattgttttttttacatgatactataatattattgaaagcatttaatttaaatttatttgttataacattcaaattatataaatccaatttaaaaaaacgcaCAGATACTAAAGTTACGCCACTGACTAACCGCACAAGGAGACTTGCACAGACACCATCGTCCCTGGTTGCACGATCGGCCAATCACGCTACGTCTAGGCCAATATCCTGCAGGGTACGACACATACATATGCAACTGGTGCATGCTTGCATGTAtaagcgtatatatatatatatatataactatatggCGCTGTGTGTGTACACCCACGTCTTTTACTCGCATATCAGCATGGcattagattttctttttatcccaAGTTTTTGAGCAACGGTttgatttctttattctattaaaattgtgatcaatttttttatcacttttttaaaaatatttttattgtaatttttttctaaaattaatttttcataaataaacttttaaaaaccctataaacattttgatacaattcaaaatgatttagagaatcatataattagagaatcatattgtataattattcaaaattaatatacaaaataatattaaaaaattatataatgctctgcatatttcgaaaattttttaatacatatatataaattgtaatcaaagcaaaaaatttttttcaaaatagatatataaatggaataattagttttaaatagatattacaaatttaagaaTGGTCttcattattcttattttatttctctaattattaatgttttttatcacatatacaataaaaaataaaaatttatatatgttttcaaaaattgctaC
This window harbors:
- the LOC107996584 gene encoding broad-complex core protein isoforms 1/2/3/4/5 isoform X2, with amino-acid sequence MASTSQQYCLRWNNHRSNLLTMFDKLLQNEAFTDVTLAVDEGASVKCHKMVLAACSSYFQTLFIDLPCKHPIVVLKDVKYSDIKAILEYMYRGEVNVAQEQLAGLLKVAEVLKVKGLVEENNSQSHQEEVETSMSPPPAISTSTTSSAAHSSGHTSPPHSTGTTSSHQTASHQHSPILTGSYDNGFETSPLKRKKLLNMLMNRDTPILRTVLGQGHADSSQGIPLLHPDSQETQFRINSNGSSNENDRRSNTDIVHGESAHSPYTDVSIMDEDDKQSSPQSYAPDVKPEMINYVPVQKPEWKRYKQYTRNDIMSAIEAVRSGMSALQAARKYGVPSRTLYDKVKKLGITTSRPFKRGSNGSGACFPYGIGGNSNGNIYSGALSENENENSSVIEDAGPILDTCKSRDSPVDLKILDTTRCTSSPSVHSVKEQSNEYQVEDLSVNRKTDIRVIVPPTSVIKSEENMVSNFCSHD
- the LOC107996584 gene encoding broad-complex core protein isoforms 1/2/3/4/5 isoform X1, producing the protein MASTSQQYCLRWNNHRSNLLTMFDKLLQNEAFTDVTLAVDEGASVKCHKMVLAACSSYFQTLFIDLPCKHPIVVLKDVKYSDIKAILEYMYRGEVNVAQEQLAGLLKVAEVLKVKGLVEENNSQSHQEEVETSMSPPPAISTSTTSSAAHSSGHTSPPHSTGTTYNIYGKSPIDRNSRLALPMWPLSRFPITHSSSSHQTASHQHSPILTGSYDNGFETSPLKRKKLLNMLMNRDTPILRTVLGQGHADSSQGIPLLHPDSQETQFRINSNGSSNENDRRSNTDIVHGESAHSPYTDVSIMDEDDKQSSPQSYAPDVKPEMINYVPVQKPEWKRYKQYTRNDIMSAIEAVRSGMSALQAARKYGVPSRTLYDKVKKLGITTSRPFKRGSNGSGACFPYGIGGNSNGNIYSGALSENENENSSVIEDAGPILDTCKSRDSPVDLKILDTTRCTSSPSVHSVKEQSNEYQVEDLSVNRKTDIRVIVPPTSVIKSEENMVSNFCSHD